One part of the Humulus lupulus chromosome 9, drHumLupu1.1, whole genome shotgun sequence genome encodes these proteins:
- the LOC133799669 gene encoding uncharacterized mitochondrial protein AtMg01250-like: protein MKIDLSKDYDMLDWNFLEDILTAFCFPNKFIKWIMACLKDPTYLILMNGRIQGEFRGKKGLRQGDPISPLLFVLAMEYCTWLLCQASMEKGFRFHPKCKPLKIVNLCFADDLFIFCKGVSSSVQLMGDGFTEFCLASGLSANMEKSQVYFGGLAERETHQLLDRLRFS from the coding sequence ATGAAAATAGACCTGAGCAAAGACTATGACATGCTGGATTGGAATTTTTTGGAGGACATTCTCACAGCGTTTTGCTTTCCAAATAAGTTCATCAAGTGGATTATGGCTTGTTTGAAGGACCCCACTTATTTGATCCTAATGAATGGTAGGATTCAAGGGGAATTTAGAGGTAAAAAAGGTCTAAGGCAAGGGGACCCAATCTCTCCATTGTTATTTGTACTAGCTATGGAATATTGTACTTGGCTGTTATGTCAAGCCTCAATGGAAAAGGGTTTCAGATTCCATCCTAAATGCAAACCTCTAAAGATTGTTAATCTTTGTTTTGCCGATGATTTGTTCATATTTTGCAAGGGTGTCTCAAGCTCAGTTCAGTTAATGGGGGACGGTTTCACTGAATTCTGCTTGGCATCTGGTTTGTCTGCTAATATGGAGAAATCTCAGGTCTACTTTGGGGGTTTGGCAGAAAGAGAGACTCATCAACTACTAGATAGGCTCCGTTTCTCATAA